A genomic window from Micromonospora ferruginea includes:
- a CDS encoding isoprenyl transferase: MIRSTRATRREPSPPTPHPSGARPPALPAAALPRHIAIVMDGNGRWAKERGLPRTKGHEQGEHSLFDTIEGAIELGVPYLSAYAFSTENWRRSPDEVRFLMGFNRDVIRRRRDQLVDLGVRVVWSGRAGRLWKSVISELQTAEEMSRGNSTLTLQFCVNYGGQAEIADAAAAIARDVAAGRLHPDKVTEKTVARYLYHPEVPEVDLFLRPSGEQRISNFLLWQTAYAELVYLDTLWPDFDRRHLWYACELYAQRDRRFGGALPNPVAPGV, encoded by the coding sequence GTGATCCGTTCGACGAGGGCGACCCGCCGCGAGCCGTCGCCGCCGACCCCGCACCCGTCCGGCGCCCGCCCGCCGGCGCTGCCGGCCGCCGCGCTGCCCCGGCACATCGCCATCGTGATGGACGGCAACGGCCGCTGGGCCAAGGAGCGCGGGCTGCCCCGCACCAAGGGGCACGAGCAGGGCGAACACAGCCTGTTCGACACCATCGAGGGCGCCATCGAGCTGGGCGTGCCCTACCTGTCGGCGTACGCGTTCTCCACCGAGAACTGGCGGCGCTCACCGGACGAGGTCCGCTTCCTGATGGGCTTCAACCGCGACGTCATCCGCCGCCGCCGCGACCAGCTCGTCGACCTCGGCGTGCGGGTGGTCTGGTCGGGGCGGGCCGGCCGGCTGTGGAAGAGCGTCATCTCCGAGCTGCAGACCGCCGAGGAGATGTCCCGCGGCAACTCCACGCTGACGCTGCAGTTCTGCGTCAACTACGGCGGCCAGGCGGAGATCGCCGACGCCGCCGCGGCGATCGCCCGGGACGTCGCCGCCGGCCGGCTGCACCCGGACAAGGTCACCGAGAAGACGGTGGCCCGCTACCTCTACCACCCCGAGGTGCCGGAGGTGGACCTGTTCCTGCGCCCCTCCGGCGAGCAGCGCATCTCCAACTTCCTGCTCTGGCAGACCGCGTACGCGGAGCTGGTCTACCTGGACACGCTCTGGCCCGACTTCGACCGCCGCCACCTGTGGTACGCCTGCGAGCTGTACGCGCAGCGGGACCGCCGCTTCGGCGGCGCGCTGCCCAACCCGGTGGCGCCGGGAGTCTGA
- a CDS encoding thioredoxin reductase, producing MRDLRYEMTAALAAADLVEPTRREAVAELCAGVAERHCADLGHTPAVRSGEIGELATGEPVTGWAPDPPERAW from the coding sequence ATGCGCGATCTCCGGTACGAGATGACGGCCGCCCTGGCCGCCGCCGACCTGGTGGAGCCGACCCGTCGGGAGGCGGTCGCCGAGCTGTGCGCCGGGGTGGCCGAGCGGCACTGCGCCGACCTCGGGCACACCCCGGCGGTCCGCTCCGGCGAGATCGGCGAGCTGGCCACCGGCGAACCGGTCACCGGCTGGGCCCCCGACCCGCCCGAGCGGGCGTGGTGA
- the gndA gene encoding NADP-dependent phosphogluconate dehydrogenase: MAEQATAQIGVTGLAVMGRNLARNLARNGFSVAVHNRSPERTRTLVAEHGDEGTFVPSESLADFVGSLERPRAVIVMVKAGAPTDAVIDELIPLLEEGDIVVDCGNAHFADTRRREEALRAQGLHFVGTGVSGGEEGALRGPSIMPGGSAESYQKLGPIFEKIAAQVEGESCCRHVGPDGAGHFVKMVHNGIEYADMQLIAEAYDLLRAGLSASPAEIAEIFREWNGGELESFLIEITAEVLGHTDAATGRAFVDVVLDQAEQKGTGRWTVQSALDLGIPITGIAEATFARSLSGHADQREAARRVFADAGEKWQVDDRDTFVEDVRRALLASKIVAYAQGFDHIRAGSREYDWNIDLGGTATIWRGGCIIRARFLDRIKEAYDGEPDLSTLLVAPWFAERVSAGVPAWRRVVADAARAGVPTPAFASSLAYFDALRAERLPAALIQGLRDNFGAHTYHRVDRDGSFHTLWAGDRSEVEG, encoded by the coding sequence ATGGCAGAACAGGCGACGGCGCAGATCGGGGTCACCGGTCTGGCGGTGATGGGTCGCAACCTGGCCCGGAACCTGGCCCGCAACGGCTTCTCCGTGGCGGTGCACAACCGGTCGCCGGAACGCACCCGCACCCTGGTCGCCGAGCACGGCGACGAGGGCACCTTCGTGCCGTCCGAGTCGCTGGCCGACTTCGTCGGCTCGCTGGAGCGCCCGCGCGCGGTCATCGTGATGGTGAAGGCCGGCGCGCCCACCGACGCCGTGATCGACGAGCTGATCCCGCTGCTGGAGGAGGGGGACATCGTCGTCGACTGCGGCAACGCGCACTTCGCCGACACCCGCCGCCGGGAGGAGGCGCTGCGCGCGCAGGGGCTGCACTTCGTCGGCACCGGGGTCTCCGGCGGCGAGGAGGGCGCGCTGCGCGGCCCGAGCATCATGCCGGGCGGCTCGGCGGAGTCCTACCAGAAGCTGGGCCCCATCTTCGAGAAGATCGCCGCGCAGGTCGAGGGCGAGTCCTGCTGCCGGCACGTCGGGCCGGACGGCGCCGGGCACTTCGTGAAGATGGTGCACAACGGCATCGAGTACGCCGACATGCAGCTCATCGCCGAGGCGTACGACCTGTTGCGGGCCGGCCTGTCGGCGAGCCCGGCGGAGATCGCGGAGATCTTCCGGGAGTGGAACGGCGGCGAGCTGGAGTCGTTCCTCATCGAGATCACCGCCGAGGTGCTCGGCCACACCGACGCGGCGACCGGCCGGGCGTTCGTGGACGTGGTGCTCGACCAGGCCGAGCAGAAGGGCACCGGCCGCTGGACCGTGCAGAGCGCGCTGGACCTGGGCATCCCGATCACCGGCATCGCCGAGGCCACGTTCGCCAGGTCGCTGTCCGGCCACGCCGACCAGCGCGAGGCGGCCCGCCGGGTGTTCGCCGACGCCGGCGAGAAGTGGCAGGTGGACGACCGGGACACGTTCGTCGAGGACGTGCGCCGCGCGCTGCTGGCCAGCAAGATCGTCGCGTACGCGCAGGGCTTCGACCACATCCGCGCCGGCAGCCGGGAGTACGACTGGAACATCGACCTGGGCGGCACGGCCACCATCTGGCGGGGCGGCTGCATCATCCGGGCCCGCTTCCTGGACCGGATCAAGGAGGCGTACGACGGCGAGCCGGACCTGTCGACGCTGCTGGTCGCGCCCTGGTTCGCCGAGCGGGTCAGCGCCGGCGTGCCGGCCTGGCGGCGGGTGGTGGCCGACGCGGCCCGGGCGGGCGTGCCGACCCCGGCCTTCGCGTCGTCGCTGGCCTACTTCGACGCGCTGCGCGCCGAGCGGTTGCCGGCCGCGCTGATCCAGGGCCTGCGGGACAACTTCGGCGCGCACACCTACCACCGGGTGGACCGGGACGGCTCGTTCCACACGCTCTGGGCGGGCGACCGCTCCGAAGTGGAGGGCTGA
- a CDS encoding MTH1187 family thiamine-binding protein — protein MLIAFSITPLGVGESVGDLVADAVRVVRESGLPNRTDAMFTTVEGEWDEVMTVVKRAVDTVAARAPRVSLVLKADLRPGVTDALTAKVAHVEARLAEG, from the coding sequence ATGCTGATCGCGTTCTCGATCACCCCGCTCGGCGTGGGTGAGTCCGTGGGCGACCTGGTCGCCGACGCCGTACGGGTGGTCCGCGAGTCCGGCCTGCCGAACCGGACCGACGCCATGTTCACCACCGTCGAGGGCGAGTGGGACGAGGTGATGACGGTGGTGAAGCGGGCCGTCGACACCGTCGCGGCCCGGGCGCCCCGGGTCAGCCTGGTGCTCAAGGCCGATCTGCGTCCCGGGGTGACCGACGCGTTGACCGCGAAGGTGGCGCACGTCGAGGCGCGTCTCGCCGAAGGGTGA
- a CDS encoding energy-coupling factor transporter transmembrane component T family protein has product MIDLEPVATPGAPLARRNPVAKLAAAMVFTIVLVATLDPVAPAIAIAVELAVLPLFGVRYRVLARRAWPLLAAAVGILVTLVLFAADRSGRVLVEAGPVLVTEGVLVTALGLVLRMLAVALPGIIVFATTDPTELADALIQNAKAPARFAIGALAAFRLVPLLEQEWRMISMARRARGVDAGRNPVAKLRLFASTAFTLLVGAIRRGTRLAVAMDARGFDAGTPRTVARQQRFTTADTLLVLTAALLAAAALTTSILLGTFRPLIG; this is encoded by the coding sequence GTGATCGACCTCGAACCGGTGGCCACGCCGGGCGCGCCCTTGGCCCGGCGCAACCCGGTGGCGAAGCTGGCCGCCGCGATGGTGTTCACCATCGTGCTGGTGGCCACGCTGGACCCGGTCGCGCCGGCCATCGCCATCGCCGTCGAGCTGGCCGTGCTGCCGCTGTTCGGCGTCCGCTACCGGGTGCTGGCCCGGCGGGCGTGGCCGCTGCTGGCCGCGGCCGTCGGCATCCTGGTCACCCTGGTGCTCTTCGCCGCCGACCGGTCCGGCCGGGTGCTCGTCGAGGCCGGTCCGGTGCTGGTCACCGAGGGCGTGCTGGTCACCGCGCTCGGGCTGGTGCTGCGGATGCTCGCGGTGGCGCTGCCCGGCATCATCGTCTTCGCCACCACCGACCCGACCGAACTGGCCGACGCGCTGATCCAGAACGCGAAGGCGCCGGCCCGGTTCGCCATCGGCGCGCTGGCCGCGTTCCGGCTGGTGCCGCTCCTCGAACAGGAGTGGCGGATGATCAGCATGGCCCGGCGGGCCCGGGGCGTGGACGCCGGCCGCAACCCGGTGGCCAAGCTGCGGCTCTTCGCGTCCACCGCGTTCACCCTGCTGGTCGGCGCGATCCGCCGGGGCACCCGCCTGGCGGTGGCGATGGACGCGCGCGGCTTCGACGCGGGCACCCCCCGCACGGTCGCCCGCCAGCAGCGCTTCACCACGGCCGACACCCTGCTCGTGCTCACCGCCGCCCTGCTGGCCGCCGCCGCCCTGACGACAAGCATCCTCCTCGGCACCTTCCGCCCCCTGATCGGCTGA
- a CDS encoding ABC transporter ATP-binding protein, whose product MRQVDLRVESGERVLLLGASGAGKSTLLAALAGLLPEDSGEQEGTVEIDGLDPRKARERVGVVFQDPETQLVMARSGDDVAFGLENRGVPAEEIWPRVDEALRRVGFPYHRDRPTAALSGGEQQRLALAGALALRPGLLLLDEPTANLDPAGATLVRRAVADALDADTTLILVEHRVAEALPLVDRVVVLEPGGGVRADGPPEAVFAAHGDALAAARVWVPGHTVPPRHAGTPAGDELLTADRLGLPPRLAPTDLRVRAGEALAVLGPNGAGKSTLALLLGGLMRPGGGTVTASADLAGRDARTPPHRWRAPALAGRIGSVFQDPEHQFVTATVRDELALGPRRTGRSEAEVTTTVDALLERLRLDRLAGANPYTLSGGEARRLSVATALATAPRLLICDEPTFGQDRRTWRELVDLLAELRDAGHGVVAVTHDADFVAALADRTLTLTRPAGSADPDRPGAGRPPSPPGRGAGAT is encoded by the coding sequence GTGCGTCAGGTCGACCTGCGCGTGGAGAGCGGGGAGCGGGTGCTGCTGCTCGGGGCGTCGGGGGCGGGCAAGAGCACGCTGCTGGCGGCGCTGGCCGGGCTGCTGCCCGAGGACTCCGGCGAGCAGGAGGGCACCGTCGAGATCGACGGGCTCGACCCGCGCAAGGCCCGCGAACGGGTCGGCGTCGTCTTCCAGGACCCGGAGACCCAACTCGTGATGGCCCGCTCCGGCGACGACGTCGCGTTCGGGCTGGAGAACCGGGGCGTACCGGCCGAGGAGATCTGGCCCCGGGTGGACGAGGCGCTGCGCCGGGTCGGCTTCCCCTACCACCGGGACCGCCCGACCGCCGCGCTCAGCGGCGGTGAGCAGCAGCGGCTGGCCCTCGCCGGGGCGCTGGCGCTGCGACCGGGACTGCTGCTGCTGGACGAACCCACCGCCAACCTCGACCCGGCCGGCGCCACGCTGGTCCGCCGCGCCGTCGCGGACGCGCTCGACGCGGACACCACACTGATCCTGGTCGAACACCGGGTCGCCGAGGCACTGCCGCTCGTCGACCGGGTGGTGGTGCTGGAACCCGGCGGCGGGGTGCGCGCCGACGGCCCGCCCGAGGCGGTCTTCGCCGCGCACGGCGACGCGCTGGCCGCCGCCCGGGTCTGGGTGCCCGGCCACACCGTGCCGCCCCGGCACGCCGGCACGCCGGCCGGCGACGAGCTGCTCACCGCCGACCGGCTCGGCCTGCCACCCCGGCTGGCCCCCACCGACCTGCGGGTACGCGCTGGCGAGGCGCTCGCCGTGCTCGGCCCGAACGGCGCCGGCAAGTCCACCCTGGCACTGCTCCTCGGCGGCCTGATGCGCCCCGGCGGCGGCACGGTCACCGCCTCCGCCGACCTGGCCGGGCGGGACGCGCGTACTCCCCCGCACCGCTGGCGGGCGCCGGCGCTGGCCGGTCGGATCGGTTCGGTCTTCCAGGACCCGGAGCACCAGTTCGTCACCGCCACGGTCCGCGACGAGCTGGCACTCGGCCCGCGCCGGACCGGCCGCTCCGAGGCGGAGGTCACCACCACCGTGGACGCGCTGCTGGAGCGGCTGCGGCTGGACCGGCTCGCCGGCGCCAACCCGTACACCCTCTCCGGTGGCGAGGCGCGGCGGCTGAGCGTGGCGACCGCCCTGGCCACCGCGCCCCGCCTGCTGATCTGCGACGAGCCCACGTTCGGCCAGGACCGGCGCACCTGGCGGGAGCTGGTCGACCTGCTGGCCGAGCTGCGCGACGCCGGGCACGGCGTGGTCGCGGTGACCCACGACGCGGACTTCGTGGCCGCGCTGGCCGACCGGACGCTCACCCTGACCCGCCCGGCCGGGTCCGCCGACCCGGACCGTCCCGGTGCGGGGCGGCCGCCGTCGCCGCCGGGCCGCGGGGCGGGTGCGACGTGA